In Trichoderma asperellum chromosome 1, complete sequence, a single window of DNA contains:
- a CDS encoding uncharacterized protein (BUSCO:EOG092D0ULK) has translation MADDSDAGQSSITVAVRVRPFTIREAAQLQRNDDGTIFLGDGSFASAPTPKLHQRGIRNVIKVVDDRCLIFDPPEDSPVQKFSRTVIPTTKKVKDQVFAFDRVFDDMTTQAEVYEGTTRALLDSVLDGYNATVFAYGATGCGKTHTITGTAQHPGIIFLTMQELFEKIDERSQEKQTELTLSYLEIYNETIRDLLVPGGSKVGLALREDSNQAVAVPGLTSHRPRDVQEVMDMIVQGNEYRTVSPTEANATSSRSHAVLQINIAQKDRNADVNEPHTMATLSIIDLAGSERASVTKNRGERLTEGANINKSLLALGGCINALCDKRGKMHVPYRNSKLTRLLKFSLGGNCKTVMIVCVSPSSAHYDETQNTLRYANRAKNIQTKVTRNVFNVNRHVKDFLIKIDEQMALINELRAQQRDSEKVNFAKFRKQYEKRDAIAREATQRLRAAYDNASVERQERVTALRKMKHFERRISLLSAWIAAFDTVANRKEGEEQMPQGLKTIRRTAEGILLELENSRYHSHQKLEKSTWERHLDTALAHGIRQLEQAEGADTGEIDTLTREAELLKANFSREAYQEVLEQEKVGDAAMMQVVLTAQFEMMSSLSSVISMDEGSAVEHAKDVISRLLQDGLTAASQVVKPDGTLPVVPDALPPRRTLRKRKSLSAYRPIAPPAIVAVQNEHVFASPMKSTPRRRKALGMPKKGVSFTPVKRATKSRGVRWRDDETEDGTLEDFEKTPQNLFSSSPPAQPSPVVKSKIPSPPSQFNSTTKDDAMNNDTMSPDSDVPSVSSIAKPGRFQAGFLSRGKRLSAEGSGLPVSSSPPTLSMHLRSSSSPDVERTPPLRSLDVPKTENGSPLSYSKVPRLSPQYHPLQTVMDENNPPNASGSDSESGTIDMRKLRSAIASKKPRRIAIMTPTSVPVARRVSSIGSASGDRPAPRPAMPVLASATNGISRHRRGSLELRKSPPLMCAPSDLISDNLTAGQARRMNMAGNMRLETLGAAQRDKPGLEAPRRVTYSVGANAAATGVSSHRRLDSRGGMPIR, from the exons ATGGCCGACGACTCAGACGCTGGACAGTCGTCCATCACCGTTGCCG TCCGAGTACGGCCCTTTACGAtccgagaagctgctcaact GCAGCGGAATGACGATGGCACTATATTCCTGGGCGACGGTTCTTTTGCTTCGGCACCGACCCCAAAGCTTCACCAGCGAGGCATCAGAAACGTTATCAAGGTTGTCGACGATCGTTGCCT AATATTCGATCCGCCAGAAGATAGCCCTGTCCAGAAATTCTCCCGAACCGTCATCCCGACCAcgaaaaaagttaaagatcaAGTGTTTGCCTTTGATCGAGTCTTTGATGACATGACAACGCAGGCTGAGGTCTACGAGGGGACCACAAGAGCCTTGCTCGACAGCGTACTGGATGGATACAATGCAACCGTCTTTGCCTACGGTGCCACCGGCTGCGGCAAGACGCATACAATTACCGGCACGGCGCAACATCCTGGCATTATCTTCTTGACAATGCAGGAACTGTTTGAGAAGATTGACGAGCGCAGCCAAGAGAAGCAAACTGAGCTAACTCTGAGCTACCTGGAGATTTACAACGAAACGATTCGTGATTTGCTGGTGCCGGGCGGGAGCAAGGTCGGCTTAGCTCTTCGCGAAGACAGCAACCAGGCGGTCGCCGTGCCTGGGTTGACCAGCCACCGCCCTCGAGATGTCCAAGAAGTCATGGACATGATTGTCCAAGGAAACGAGTACCGAACTGTATCGCCAACCGAAGCAAACGCAACGTCCTCACGATCGCACGCCGTGCTGCAGATCAACATTGCGCAAAAAGACAGGAATGCTGATGTTAACGAGCCTCACACAATGGCAACTCTGAGCATTATCGATCTAGCTGGCTCTGAACGTGCTTCCGTTACCAAAAATCGCGGTGAGCGCCTTACGGAGGGCGCTAATATCAACAAATCacttcttgcccttggagGTTGCATCAACGCTCTCTGTGACAAGCGAGGAAAGATGCACGTCCCATACCGCAACAGCAAACTCACTCGACTCCTCAAATTCTCCTTGGGCGGTAACTGCAAGACGGTCATGATTGTCTGTGTCTCGCCATCAAGCGCCCACTACGACGAAACCCAAAACACCCTGCGATATGCGAACCGAGCCAAGAATATCCAAACCAAGGTCACTCGCAATGTTTTCAATGTCAACCGCCACGTCAAAGACTTCTTGATCAAGATTGACGAGCAAATGGCCCTGATTAATGAGCTAAGAGCACAGCAGAGAGACTCTGAAAAAGTTAATTTCGCCAAGTTCCGAAAGCAGTACGAAAAACGAGACGCCATTGCACGAGAGGCCACACAGAGACTTCGAGCTGCATATGATAATGCAAGCGTAGAGCGCCAGGAGCGTGTTACCGCCTTGAGAAAAATGAAGCACTTTGAGAGGCGCATTAGCCTGCTGTCAGCGTGGATTGCGGCCTTTGACACTGTTGCCAATCGgaaggagggcgaggagcaAATGCCGCAGGGGCTTAAAACTATCCGAAGGACAGCTGAAGGAATTCTGCTTGAGCTGGAAAACAGTAGATATCATAGCCATCAAAAGTTGGAAAAGTCGACATGGGAACGCCACCTCGATACAGCCTTGGCTCATGGCATCAGACAACTTGAACAGGCTGAAGGCGCCGACACTGGCGAGATCGACACCTTGACGCGCGAAGCTGAGCTTCTAAAAGCCAACTTCAGTCGTGAGGCCTACCAGGAAGTTTTGGAGCAAGAGAAGGTGGGAGATGCCGCGATGATGCAAGTCGTTCTCACAGCCCAGTTCGAAATGATGTCCTCCCTTTCTTCTGTTATATCAATGGATGAAGGGAGCGCCGTGGAACATGCTAAAGATGTCATATCTCGCCTACTCCAAGATGGACTCACAGCTGCATCCCAGGTGGTCAAACCTGATGGCACCTTACCTGTTGTTCCTGACGCACTTCCACCGAGAAGAACcctgaggaagagaaaatctTTGTCTGCCTATCGGCCTATTGCTCCCCCGGCTATTGTGGCCGTACAAAACGAACATGTGTTTGCGAGTCCCATGAAGTCAACGCCGAGACGGCGTAAGGCCCTCGGCATGCCGAAGAAGGGAGTTAGCTTCACGCCCGTCAAACGAGCTACCAAGAGTCGAGGGGTCAGATGGAGGGATGATGAGACGGAAGACGGAACACTGGAAGACTTTGAGAAGACGCCACAGAATCTATTCAGCTCCTCTCCTCCCGCGCAGCCGTCGCCAGTTGTTAAGAGCAAGATTCCCTCCCCGCCGTCACAGTTCAACAGCACAACTAAGGATGATGCTATGAATAACGACACAATGAGCCCGGATTCCGATGTGCCGAGTGTATCATCGATCGCTAAACCCGGTAGATTTCAGGCCGGATTCCTTTCCAGAGGCAAGCGACTATCGGCAGAAGGTAGCGGGCTGCCTGtatcatcatctcctccGACTTTGAGCATGCATTTGCGCTCGTCAAGCTCTCCCGACGTAGAGAGGACACCCCCTCTGAGATCCCTCGACGTTCCCAAGACAGAGAACGGGTCACCGCTATCCTATAGTAAGGTGCCGCGGCTCAGTCCTCAATACCATCCGCTGCAGACGGTCATGGATGAGAATAACCCCCCGAACGCTTCTGGCTCCGACTCAGAGTCAGGCACAATTGATATGCGCAAACTCCGCAGCGCCATTGCTTCAAAGAAACCCCGGAGGATTGCTATCATGACCCCAACTTCGGTCCCTGTTGCTAGAAGGGTATCTTCGATTGGCTCTGCTTCCGGCGACAGGCCAGCGCCGCGACCTGCCATGCCAGTCTTGGCCAGTGCTACGAACGGCATTTCACGCCATCGCAGAGGAAGCCTGGAGCTCCGAAAGAGCCCACCGCTGATGTGCGCACCATCAGACTTAATATCGGACAACCTCACTGCGGGCCAAGCAAGACGGATGAACATGGCGGGCAACATGCGACTTGAGACTCTAGGCGCGGCCCAGCGCGATAAACCCGGCTTGGAAGCGCCTCGTCGCGTCACTTATAGTGTTGGAGCGAACGCTGCCGCTACAGGCGTATCTTCACACAGAAGGCTGGATAGCCGAGGAGGTATGCCGATAAGATAA
- a CDS encoding uncharacterized protein (BUSCO:EOG092D0ULK): protein MLTGVNSRQRNDDGTIFLGDGSFASAPTPKLHQRGIRNVIKVVDDRCLIFDPPEDSPVQKFSRTVIPTTKKVKDQVFAFDRVFDDMTTQAEVYEGTTRALLDSVLDGYNATVFAYGATGCGKTHTITGTAQHPGIIFLTMQELFEKIDERSQEKQTELTLSYLEIYNETIRDLLVPGGSKVGLALREDSNQAVAVPGLTSHRPRDVQEVMDMIVQGNEYRTVSPTEANATSSRSHAVLQINIAQKDRNADVNEPHTMATLSIIDLAGSERASVTKNRGERLTEGANINKSLLALGGCINALCDKRGKMHVPYRNSKLTRLLKFSLGGNCKTVMIVCVSPSSAHYDETQNTLRYANRAKNIQTKVTRNVFNVNRHVKDFLIKIDEQMALINELRAQQRDSEKVNFAKFRKQYEKRDAIAREATQRLRAAYDNASVERQERVTALRKMKHFERRISLLSAWIAAFDTVANRKEGEEQMPQGLKTIRRTAEGILLELENSRYHSHQKLEKSTWERHLDTALAHGIRQLEQAEGADTGEIDTLTREAELLKANFSREAYQEVLEQEKVGDAAMMQVVLTAQFEMMSSLSSVISMDEGSAVEHAKDVISRLLQDGLTAASQVVKPDGTLPVVPDALPPRRTLRKRKSLSAYRPIAPPAIVAVQNEHVFASPMKSTPRRRKALGMPKKGVSFTPVKRATKSRGVRWRDDETEDGTLEDFEKTPQNLFSSSPPAQPSPVVKSKIPSPPSQFNSTTKDDAMNNDTMSPDSDVPSVSSIAKPGRFQAGFLSRGKRLSAEGSGLPVSSSPPTLSMHLRSSSSPDVERTPPLRSLDVPKTENGSPLSYSKVPRLSPQYHPLQTVMDENNPPNASGSDSESGTIDMRKLRSAIASKKPRRIAIMTPTSVPVARRVSSIGSASGDRPAPRPAMPVLASATNGISRHRRGSLELRKSPPLMCAPSDLISDNLTAGQARRMNMAGNMRLETLGAAQRDKPGLEAPRRVTYSVGANAAATGVSSHRRLDSRGGMPIR, encoded by the exons ATGCTGACGGGCGTGAATTCAAGGCAGCGGAATGACGATGGCACTATATTCCTGGGCGACGGTTCTTTTGCTTCGGCACCGACCCCAAAGCTTCACCAGCGAGGCATCAGAAACGTTATCAAGGTTGTCGACGATCGTTGCCT AATATTCGATCCGCCAGAAGATAGCCCTGTCCAGAAATTCTCCCGAACCGTCATCCCGACCAcgaaaaaagttaaagatcaAGTGTTTGCCTTTGATCGAGTCTTTGATGACATGACAACGCAGGCTGAGGTCTACGAGGGGACCACAAGAGCCTTGCTCGACAGCGTACTGGATGGATACAATGCAACCGTCTTTGCCTACGGTGCCACCGGCTGCGGCAAGACGCATACAATTACCGGCACGGCGCAACATCCTGGCATTATCTTCTTGACAATGCAGGAACTGTTTGAGAAGATTGACGAGCGCAGCCAAGAGAAGCAAACTGAGCTAACTCTGAGCTACCTGGAGATTTACAACGAAACGATTCGTGATTTGCTGGTGCCGGGCGGGAGCAAGGTCGGCTTAGCTCTTCGCGAAGACAGCAACCAGGCGGTCGCCGTGCCTGGGTTGACCAGCCACCGCCCTCGAGATGTCCAAGAAGTCATGGACATGATTGTCCAAGGAAACGAGTACCGAACTGTATCGCCAACCGAAGCAAACGCAACGTCCTCACGATCGCACGCCGTGCTGCAGATCAACATTGCGCAAAAAGACAGGAATGCTGATGTTAACGAGCCTCACACAATGGCAACTCTGAGCATTATCGATCTAGCTGGCTCTGAACGTGCTTCCGTTACCAAAAATCGCGGTGAGCGCCTTACGGAGGGCGCTAATATCAACAAATCacttcttgcccttggagGTTGCATCAACGCTCTCTGTGACAAGCGAGGAAAGATGCACGTCCCATACCGCAACAGCAAACTCACTCGACTCCTCAAATTCTCCTTGGGCGGTAACTGCAAGACGGTCATGATTGTCTGTGTCTCGCCATCAAGCGCCCACTACGACGAAACCCAAAACACCCTGCGATATGCGAACCGAGCCAAGAATATCCAAACCAAGGTCACTCGCAATGTTTTCAATGTCAACCGCCACGTCAAAGACTTCTTGATCAAGATTGACGAGCAAATGGCCCTGATTAATGAGCTAAGAGCACAGCAGAGAGACTCTGAAAAAGTTAATTTCGCCAAGTTCCGAAAGCAGTACGAAAAACGAGACGCCATTGCACGAGAGGCCACACAGAGACTTCGAGCTGCATATGATAATGCAAGCGTAGAGCGCCAGGAGCGTGTTACCGCCTTGAGAAAAATGAAGCACTTTGAGAGGCGCATTAGCCTGCTGTCAGCGTGGATTGCGGCCTTTGACACTGTTGCCAATCGgaaggagggcgaggagcaAATGCCGCAGGGGCTTAAAACTATCCGAAGGACAGCTGAAGGAATTCTGCTTGAGCTGGAAAACAGTAGATATCATAGCCATCAAAAGTTGGAAAAGTCGACATGGGAACGCCACCTCGATACAGCCTTGGCTCATGGCATCAGACAACTTGAACAGGCTGAAGGCGCCGACACTGGCGAGATCGACACCTTGACGCGCGAAGCTGAGCTTCTAAAAGCCAACTTCAGTCGTGAGGCCTACCAGGAAGTTTTGGAGCAAGAGAAGGTGGGAGATGCCGCGATGATGCAAGTCGTTCTCACAGCCCAGTTCGAAATGATGTCCTCCCTTTCTTCTGTTATATCAATGGATGAAGGGAGCGCCGTGGAACATGCTAAAGATGTCATATCTCGCCTACTCCAAGATGGACTCACAGCTGCATCCCAGGTGGTCAAACCTGATGGCACCTTACCTGTTGTTCCTGACGCACTTCCACCGAGAAGAACcctgaggaagagaaaatctTTGTCTGCCTATCGGCCTATTGCTCCCCCGGCTATTGTGGCCGTACAAAACGAACATGTGTTTGCGAGTCCCATGAAGTCAACGCCGAGACGGCGTAAGGCCCTCGGCATGCCGAAGAAGGGAGTTAGCTTCACGCCCGTCAAACGAGCTACCAAGAGTCGAGGGGTCAGATGGAGGGATGATGAGACGGAAGACGGAACACTGGAAGACTTTGAGAAGACGCCACAGAATCTATTCAGCTCCTCTCCTCCCGCGCAGCCGTCGCCAGTTGTTAAGAGCAAGATTCCCTCCCCGCCGTCACAGTTCAACAGCACAACTAAGGATGATGCTATGAATAACGACACAATGAGCCCGGATTCCGATGTGCCGAGTGTATCATCGATCGCTAAACCCGGTAGATTTCAGGCCGGATTCCTTTCCAGAGGCAAGCGACTATCGGCAGAAGGTAGCGGGCTGCCTGtatcatcatctcctccGACTTTGAGCATGCATTTGCGCTCGTCAAGCTCTCCCGACGTAGAGAGGACACCCCCTCTGAGATCCCTCGACGTTCCCAAGACAGAGAACGGGTCACCGCTATCCTATAGTAAGGTGCCGCGGCTCAGTCCTCAATACCATCCGCTGCAGACGGTCATGGATGAGAATAACCCCCCGAACGCTTCTGGCTCCGACTCAGAGTCAGGCACAATTGATATGCGCAAACTCCGCAGCGCCATTGCTTCAAAGAAACCCCGGAGGATTGCTATCATGACCCCAACTTCGGTCCCTGTTGCTAGAAGGGTATCTTCGATTGGCTCTGCTTCCGGCGACAGGCCAGCGCCGCGACCTGCCATGCCAGTCTTGGCCAGTGCTACGAACGGCATTTCACGCCATCGCAGAGGAAGCCTGGAGCTCCGAAAGAGCCCACCGCTGATGTGCGCACCATCAGACTTAATATCGGACAACCTCACTGCGGGCCAAGCAAGACGGATGAACATGGCGGGCAACATGCGACTTGAGACTCTAGGCGCGGCCCAGCGCGATAAACCCGGCTTGGAAGCGCCTCGTCGCGTCACTTATAGTGTTGGAGCGAACGCTGCCGCTACAGGCGTATCTTCACACAGAAGGCTGGATAGCCGAGGAGGTATGCCGATAAGATAA
- a CDS encoding uncharacterized protein (EggNog:ENOG41~TransMembrane:1 (o554-573i)) codes for MDLDHASGSEPVRYIRSRIANACDGCKTRKVKCDGKLPCGFCVARQRSHTCRYSPQKRRRQSQHQKLPKSPPSSVRESRDRSARGGSSVRSPSPIETPGSMAASRRVSSVAGPSSPAMGSEKQQSRILSLSSASALHQIQEPSVAEDETEVQREARLLCDAHGKLTFIGDCAPLSFFQSVRRLVTNRIGQNAFAPQTSGFSVLENAPARQTKRSLRDPRIPEVRAATVAPAVSTYLSTTASLVDLFDNSKLLDDLIIWANLEQKPDNVTTIIHFLVLAIGLQADDDALSQQYFEYARDLAYTDLSDSLGVETVQAFILVTIYMLCSCQINGAFLFFGIAARAAYSIGLHRTEVNARFGLDIHRQRDRLWKSLRVLDLFLSSSMGRPPSTSDVDCTVPYRAVDADGNEVFNLLNASVQILVILECIILEIYSRKKISMRLTEGISLQLREWSGRWLSPLKDMIAQPADRNEAQVTGACQVLSSYYYAVMLVSRPFLMYELFQRLTDGSSASNSRPALASGRSKLADACIDAASLMVDPVLDLIERGILNGKAPLLVSWLFAASLVLGVGLLGGFSRILEKYTRMSIQAMDHLAQNDAHARQYSLIAQSLLTTALEHLERQDLQDRMRRTENSSHLFGLVAPDARSPLNKSPAPLRDINLHAKTPDAAAANANNIRASLDRSVLQSQSLASGPSPRMGEMDSMFLGLSEPMLHTPDTTYWDGIVGNDDDPNSALNLFPLLETGGGIDLAHWL; via the exons ATGGACCTCGACCATGCGTCTGGATCAGAGCCAGTTCGCTACATCCGCAGCCGCATTGCCAATGCGTGCGATGGATGCAAGACGCGCAAGGTAAAGTGCGATGGGAAGCTGCCGTGCGGATTCTGCGTTGCGAGGCAGAGATCGCATACATGCCGCTATTCACCGCAGAAGAGGCGACGGCAGTCGCAGCACCAGAAGCTGCCAAAGTCGCCTCCATCGTCTGTCCGGGAATCGCGGGATCGGTCGGCCAGGGGCGGGTCATCGGTGCGGTCGCCGTCGCCGATAGAGACGCCGGGATCGATGGCAGCCTCGAGGCGCGTGTCTTCGGTGGCTGGCCCTTCGTCGCCGGCAATGGGGAGTGAAAAACAGCAGAGTCGAATACTTTCGTTGTCATCGGCTTCGGCGCTGCACCAGATTCAGGAGCCATCCGTGGCGGAGGACGAGACTGAAGTGCAGCGAGAGGCCCGACTGCTGTGTGACGCCCATGGGAAGCTGACCTTCATTGGCGACTGTGCGCCGCTGTCCTTTTTCCAGTCGGTGCGGAGGCTCGTGACGAACAGAATCGGTCAGAATGCCTTTGCGCCGCAAACGAGTGGATTCTCGGTCCTGGAAAATGCACCGGCACGACAAACCAAGCGGTCTTTGAGAGACCCGAGAATACCGGAAGTTCGAGCTGCGACTGTTGCACCCGCTGTGTCGACGTATTTGTCGACGACGGCGAGTTTGGTGGACTTGTTTGACAACTCAAAGCTGCTGGATGACTTGATCATATGGGCAAACCTGGAGCAGAAGCCAGATAACGTAACAACGATAATTCACTTCCTTGTTCTCGCTATTGGGCTGCAGGCGGATGACGATGCGCTGTCCCAGCAGTATTTTGAGTATGCTCGTGATTTGGCATACACCGACCTGAGCGACAGTCTTGGCGTAGAGACAGTTCAGGCATTCATTCTGGTTACGATTTACATGTTGTGCTCGTGCCAGATCAACGGggctttcctcttctttggcaTTGCTGCGAGGGCAGCCTACTCAATTGGCCTGCACCGGACCGAAGTGAACGCTCGATTTGGACTGGATATTCATCGCCAGCGAGATCGCCTCTGGAAGAGCCTGCGTGTGCTTGACCTCTTCCTTAGCAGCTCCATGGGACGGCCGCCCTCGACATCAGACGTGGATTGCACTGTTCCGTACCGTGCAGTGGATGCTGATGGGAATGAAGTATTTAACTTGCTCAATGCGTCTGTGCAGATCCTGGTTATACTGGAATGTATCATCTTGGAGATTTACTCGCGCAAGAAGATTTCTATGCGGTTAACCGAGGGAATCTCTCTTCAGCTGCGCGAATGGTCCGGACGATGGCTCAGTCCGCTGAAGGATATGATTGCGCAGCCCGCGGACCGCAACGAAGCCCAGGTAACAGGAGCTTGTCAGGTGCTGTCGTCATATTACTACGCGGTAATGCTTGTGTCACGGCCATTCCTGATGTACGAGCTCTTTCAGCGGCTTACGGATGGGTCGTCTGCATCAAACAGTAGACCGGCACTTGCTTCGGGACGATCAAAGTTGGCGGACGCTTGCATTGACGCTGCGAGCTTGATGGTGGACCCCGTCTTGGACTTGATAGAAAGAGGCATCCTGAACGGGAAAGCTCCTTTACTTGT CTCGTGGCTTTTCGCTGCGTCGCTTGTTCTTGGTGttggtcttcttggcggGTTCAGCCGTATCCTGGAAAAGTATACGCGGATGTCTATACAAGCCATGGACCACCTTGCTCAAAACGATGCCCATGCGCGGCAATACTCCCTTATTGCTCAGTCGCTGCTCACAACGGCGCTGGAGCATCTGGAGAGACAGGACCTTCAGGATCGAATGCGCCGCACGGAAAACTCGAGTCATTTGTTCGGCCTAGTGGCACCGGATGCGAGATCGCCTCTAAATAAATCCCCGGCGCCGCTGAGGGATATCAACTTGCATGCCAAGACTCCAGATGCGGCAGCGGCTAATGCTAATAACATCCGCGCCTCATTGGATAGATCTGTCTTGCAGAGTCAGAGTTTAGCGAGTGGGCCGTCTCCTCGAATGGGAGAGATGGATTCCATGTTCTTGGGTCTATCGGAGCCGATGCTGCATACACCTGATACTACGTATTGGGACGGGATTGTGGGTAACGACGACGACCCAAATTCTGCTCTAAATTTGTTTCCGTTGTTGGAGACGGGAGGAGGTATAGATTTGGCCCACTGGCTCTAA
- a CDS encoding uncharacterized protein (EggNog:ENOG41~CAZy:GH79), translating into MVKYSVPASILLSQSLVAASLYDSYVSLSFELIGFPTFAGTRSQPNAFSHNLMQNLADLQGSGVVVRVGGNSGDRAIYDSTLTTSTASSCPKADPGAWQCIGKSFFESYGGFPAGTRYSHQFNMGAYNSSGWATLKSTVPLACKALEGQLEFWEVGNEPDLYIGSRRPSSYTAANYAAEWVNTTQHFESYLKTACPSLGGRIKYIAPSLSSPGAKLKINAIFPDEGSSATSKISQVSVHNYMGGATSPGVTLQSTLMSHTAVVNSITNHVNYAKTSTISADYIIGEHNSLYGGGASGLSDVFGAALWAMEFSLYAASTGVIKRIHFHQSVGSPYAAWVPSGTLNTNAPYYGKLAASTFLANSNAIEVQTLALNKDADKDSGYAAYINGELRRVAVLNLRQYNSGSGTRPNQTYTVQVGAGTSWKSQRLTAAGATDKSGVTFNGFSYDANSNGLAQRVTSQESDKVIQADSNGNITFTVQDSEAIVLIKK; encoded by the exons ATGGTAAAATACTCAGTCCCTGCGTCTATACTGCTGTCGCAGTCATTGGTGGCGGCGAGTCTCTACGACTCATATGTGAGCTTGTCATTCGAGCTGATTGGCTTCCCTACCTTTGCTG GAACCAGGAGCCAGCCCAATGCCTTCTCCCACAATCTGATGCAAAACTTGGCCGACCTTCAAGGTAGCGGAGTTGTCGTTCGAGTCGGTGGAAACTCTGGTGATCGTGCCATCTACGACTCTACCTTGACCACCTCCACAGCCAGCTCTTGCCCCAAGGCCGACCCTGGTGCATGGCAATGCATCGGAAAGAGCTTCTTCGAGTCCTATGGCGGATTCCCTGCCGGCACCCGCTACTCTCATCAGTTCAACATGGGCGCCTACAACTCGTCCGGATGGGCCACTCTGAAGTCGACAGTGCCTCTGGCTTGCAAAGCACTTGAGGGCCAGCTTGAGTTTTGGGAAGTTGGAAACGAGCCGGATCTGTACATTGGAAGCAGACGTCCCAGCAGCTACACCGCCGCCAACTACGCCGCCGAGTGGGTGAACACCACTCAACACTTCGAGAGCTATCTCAAGACTGCATGCCCCTCCTTGGGCGGCAGAATCAAGTACATTGCTCCTTCTTTGAGCTCCCCTGGCGCCAAGTTGAAGATCAACGCCATCTTCCCAGATGAAGGCAGTAGCGCGACCTCAAAGATCTCACAGGTCTCTGTGCACAACTACATGGGCGGCGCCACAAGCCCTGGCGTTACTCTGCAGAGCACCCTCATGAGCCACACTGCGGTTGTCAACTCGATTACCAACCATGTCAACTACGCCAAGACCTCTACCATCAGTGCTGACTACATCATTGGCGAGCACAACAGCTTGTACGGCGGTGGTGCCTCTGGCCTCTCTGACGTCTTTGGAGCTGCTCTCTGGGCTATGGAGTTCTCCCTCTATGCTGCTTCCACTGGTGTTATCAAGCGTATTCACTTCCACCAGTCCGTGGGCTCTCCTTATGCCGCCTGGGTTCCTTCAGGCACCCTCAACACCAATGCCCCGTACTACGGCAAGCTGGCTGCCAGCACCTTCTTGGCCAACTCAAATGCCATCGAAGTTCAGACTCTTGCTTTAAACAAGGATGCTGATAAGGATTCTGGATATGCCGCTTACATCAACGGCGAGCTGAGACGCGTCGCTGTTCTTAACTTGAGACAGTACaactctggctctggcacCCGCCCCAACCAGACCTACACTGTCCAGGTCGGCGCTGGAACTTCTTGGAAATCTCAGCGTCTCACTGCAGCTGGCGCTACCGACAAGTCTGGCGTTACTTTCAACGGCTTCTCCTACGATGCTAACTCCAACGGTCTGGCCCAGCGTGTTACCAGCCAAGAGTCGGACAAGGTTATCCAGGCTGACAGCAACGGTAACATTACATTTACTGTTCAGGACTCCGAAGCCATTGTCCTGATTAAGAAATAA